TGCTCGAACGGGCCGCGAAGCTCAGCGAAAAACTTGGAGGGGGAAGTCTCACGGCTTTGCCCATCATTGAAACGCAAGCGGGTGACGTGTCGGCCTATATTCCAACGAACGTCATCTCGATCACGGACGGGCAGATCTATCTCGGTAGCGATCTGTTCTATTCCGGTATTCGTCCGGCCATCAACGTCGGATTGTCGGTCTCCCGCGTCGGTGGATCTGCGCAGATTAAGACGATGAAACAGGTGGCCGGTACGCTCCGGTTGGACCTCGCCCAGTATCGTGAAATGGCGGCATTTGCCCAGTTCGGTAGCGAGCTCGACAAGGCAACTCAGCTACAGTTGGCTCGGGGTGTGCGCATGGTGGAGTTGCTCAAGCAGGGACAGTATAAGCCGATGCCGGTGGCGGATCAGGTGCTCTCCATCTACGCGGGCACGCAGGGATTCCTGGATGACGTGGCGGTGGACAAGGTTCAGCAGTTTGAGGCGGACCTTCTGCACTATATTCAACAGAATCATCCGGATCTGAAGAAGGAAGTGACGACGATCGGCAAGATCGACGACAAGGTCGGTGGCCGGTTGAAAGAGATTATCTCGACCTTCAAGCAAAAGATGGGATACGGCGGGAAGTAGTCAGCAGCATTCGGCTATCAGCTTTGCGCTGAAGGCTGAACGCTAACTGCTGAACGCTGAGAAGAACATGCCAAGTCTTCAATCATTACGCCGCAAGATTTCAGCCTTTAAGAATACGCAGAAAATTACCAAGGCCATGAAGATGGTGGCTGCGGCCAAGCTCAAACGGTCGCAGGACCGCATTCTGGCCGCGCGCCCTTATGCGCATAAAATGCGCGGGGTGTTGAGCAACCTGAGCCAGCGCGTGAACCGCTCGTCTCATCCCCTTCTGCAGAAGCGTGAGGGGAAGAAGGTCGAAGTGCTCGTGGTGACGAGCGACCGAGGACTCTGTGGTGGCTTCAACGGCAATATCGCCCGCAAGAGTTCTGAATTCGTTCGACAGTGCGAAGCACGAGGGCTCCAAGTGAATCTCAGCATTATCGGTCGGAAGGGACGGGACTACTTTCGTCGCCGTGCGTGGCCGATTCGACAAGAATGGACCGGTGTCTTCGATAAATTAACATTCGAGCA
The Candidatus Nitrospira nitrosa DNA segment above includes these coding regions:
- the atpG gene encoding ATP synthase F1 subunit gamma, which codes for MPSLQSLRRKISAFKNTQKITKAMKMVAAAKLKRSQDRILAARPYAHKMRGVLSNLSQRVNRSSHPLLQKREGKKVEVLVVTSDRGLCGGFNGNIARKSSEFVRQCEARGLQVNLSIIGRKGRDYFRRRAWPIRQEWTGVFDKLTFEHAIDIGGDLTDNFVKGTFDELYVVYNEFKSAIQQRVIVEKLFPIDAQEEFSAASSEGLLSGSYLYEPEEAELLAALIPKHFQIQAYRILLESAAAEHGARMAAMDGATRNAGQLIKKVTLYYNKTRQAAITKELMDIVGGAEALK